The DNA segment TACAAGCTCGACGAGGTGATGACCGGGCAGCTCGATCAGGTCATAGATCCCCTGCTGGCCGAATATCGTGCCGAACAGCTCGCGGCCATGATGGCGGGCTGAGGGCGTTCCCTACAACTGGACCAGGATCTCCGAGTCGACCGGCAGCACGTCGACCTGTGCCCCCGAGGCGATGAGCTGCTCGGTCTCCATGACCTCCATCACCGCGTTCAGCACCTCGGGATCCTGCCGGGCGATGGCGTTGAGCGCCTCACCGACGATCGCCGGACGCGCGGCGGCGGCCTCGGCCATCTTCTGCGACACCTTATAGGCGGTCTCGCTCTTGATCAGACCGACGCGGTTCTCGCCGTCCTGCTTCATGGCGCTCGTGACCTGCACCAGCCGCTTGACCACCTTGTCGGTGATGTTGTCGACCATCTGGCGGTCGGTGAAAGCGACCTTGCGGATATAGACCGAGCCGAGCGCATAGCCCCATTGCTCCGAGAGCGGCGAGACGGCGGCGCGCACCCGGCGACTGAGCAGATGGCGGTCCTCCAGCATCTTGTCCATCTCCAGATTGCTCAGGGTCGAGATGGTCGAGCTGGCGACATTGGCCTGGAGTGAGCCTTCGGGATTGGCGTTGCTGAAGAGATAGGCGACCGGATCGCTGACCTGCATCTCGTACCAGATGCCGACGCCCATGGGCGTGCCCTCCTCCGAGTTGACCATCTGATCGCGCAGATAGTGCTGACGCAGACAGGTCGGCACCTTGTAGAGCTTGCCGAAGAAGGGCACCAGTAGCGCCTTGACGCCGAAATAGCCGAGCGGAAAGCGCAGACCCGGTTCGTCGAGCGTACCGAGCACCTTGCCGAACAGGGTGAACACCTGTGCCTCGCGCTCGCGCACGATGGCATAGAGTCCGAGTGCACGTGCGATGGCGAGCAGGATCGGGATATAGAGCACGCCGATCACGAAGGCGAAGATGGGACCGAACGAGAAATCGAAGAACATGACGAGGGCCTCCGGGGTCGCGTTACTTGGGTGCGGCAGTCTGCACGATGCGCGTGGCGCGACCGAGCAGGGGTACCCGGAGATTGCGGATGTAAGTCCGCAGCGCGCCCGGTCCGCCAGTGGCCTTGATGCGGGCGAGCGTATCGGCCAGTTCCTTCAGGGGCGCGACCTCGGCCTGGGCGTTGTTGCGCGCGATCTCGACGGCACGCTTGCTCATGGTGATCTGCTGTTCGGCATCGGCGCGCGCGGTCGAGATGTCGGCGGCGACCTGATTGCGCGTGGTGTTGATGGCCGAGAGCGCGCGGTCGACCTCGGGCGGCGGGTCGATCTGGGTGATGAGCGCGGCGTCGAGTTCGATGCCGTAGCGTGCGCCGGTCGAGCGGCACTGCTGCTCCATGTAGTCGTTCAGGAGCGGCAGGTTCTTGCGCAGGTCGTTGATGGAGACGCCCTCGGAGAGTTCGGCCGCCGCGCTGCCGGTGCTCAGTTCGGTGTCGCCGACCAGGTTCTGGCCCTTGGGATCGACGAAGTTGGCGATGCGCTCGCGCAGCACCGAGATGAAATAGCCCATGACGTGCTCCAGCGGCTTGTCGACGCCGAAGAAATAGGCATAGAGGTTGTTCTCGCAGACGCGGAAGCGGATCTGACCGCCGACGCCCGTGGTGAGGTTGTCCTTGGTGACGGCCTCGATGGTGTGCTGGGACTTGGTCGGATCCCAGGTCAGGTCGATGGCCTCGGTGACGACCCGGACCTTGTGCACCTCCTGCCAGGGCCATTTGAAGTAGGGTCCGCCGGGACCGATGACCTGGAGACGCGGGAAGCGGTAGCGTTGCTTCTCCTCATCGGTGAGCGAGTCGTCCTCGACCATGAGGCGCCCGATCCGCTGGGCGCGTCCGAACGAGGTGATGATGGCCCGTTCATCGGGCTTGACGGTGTAGAAGGCGCGGATGAGGACCGTGTAGACGACGAAGACGAGCATGCCGAGCAGAAAGGCTGTGACCTGCATAGCTGACTCCCGTTGAGTGATTGGCGAGAGTCAGCATAGGCCATGCGTGCGCGTCCTGTCTCGGCGCGTCAGTCCGACTTGAACCCGGCGGCGCGGTGGCTGCCGTCGCAGAACGGCTTGTTCTTCGATGCCCCGCAGCGACAGAGTGCGGTCTGCGTCCCATGCCAGGCCTCGCGCCCGGAGCCGGCGATCAGGGTCAGATTGCCTTCGAGCTTGAGCGGACCGTCGGGCATCACCCGCACCTTCAGCGGACCGCCGCGATCGCTCAGTCCGGGGCCGCGTGAGCCGATCGCGCCGCCGTCCTCGAACCGCGCCTCGGCATGGCTGTTGTCGCAGAACGGCTTGTTCTTGGACGCCCCGCAGCGACAGAGCGCCACGCGCCGACTCACGCCCGGCATGTCGTCCGGCGCACCTTCGAGCTCCAGATCACCGCTGAGATAGAGCGGACCATTGTTGGCGACCATGACCCGATTCTCGCCCGGAGCCGGTTCAGGCTCGCCGGTCTTGTCTCGATAACTCAGGGCGCCGGTCGGACAGCGCTCGACCACTTCGCGCACTTCCGCGCGCGACACGGCATCGGGCCGGCACCAGGGCTCGCGCCCGCCGACGAACAGCTCGCCCTCGGCCTTGCCGCACTCACCGAGATGGATACAGAGTCGCCCATCCCAACTGACGTCGATCTCCCGGCCCTCGAAGACGGTGATTGGCTCATTGCTCATTGGCTATCCCCTGGTGATTCCGTGATGATGGTGGATGGTAGGGCCGTGAACTCACGATCGAAAGGCGTCACGACACATGGCCCGGCCAGTCCGGACATGGGGCGAGTCCCGGATGAATCCAAGACGAGCGACCCTAGGATTCAGGGCCGCTGCGACCCCAGAGTGCCGATCGAGAAGGGTCCGGGTTCGAGCGCGTCGGTCAGTTCGGCGATCTCCAGCAGCGCCCGCTGATCGAGCACGCTCACCAGCGTGCCGTCCATACGGATGATACCCTGGTCACTGAGCGACTTGATGACACGCGAGAAGGTCTCGGGCTGCACCGACAACCGCGAGGCCAGCACCCCCTTGCGCACGTCGAGTTCGAGCGACCGCGCGCCCGGCGGCAGATGCGAAGCGAGATAACGGGCGACACGACTGGTCGCGGTGTGCAGCGTCAGGTCGTCGATCTCGCCGATGAGACCGCGCAGACGCTGGCTCAGGGCACCGAGCAGCACGAAGCAGGTGTCGACCGACTCGCGCAGCATGGCGGCGAAATCCGCCGTATCGATGGCGATCAGCTCCGAGTCGGCGAGCGCCGCCGCGCAGACCGGATAGCGGGGCGCATTGAGGAACATCAGCGCCTCGGCGAAGGTCTGGCCGGGACTGACGATCTCGATGACCTTCTCGGCGCCCTCGGGCGAGAGCCGGAACAGCCGCATCCGGCCCGAGAGCAGGAGATAGAAGCGCGTGGCCGGATCGCCCTGGCTGAAGAGCAGTTGCTCGGCGTTCAGCTTGACGCGGCTCGCGTGCCGGGCGACCCGCTGGAGCTGGGTCGCTTCGAGACGCGAGAGCAGGGGCGCACGGCGCAGTTCATCGATCATACGAGCGGTTCCAAGCGCTGGAGTGTCTGGGTGACGATGGCCGGACGACCGAATCGCCCATGACGCTCGACACCAAACGCCGCTCGCCGACCCTCGCCTCAATCCGGCTGATGATACCCCAGGATGCGCTCGACCTCGTTCTTGGAGCCGAGGATCACGGGCACGCGCTGGTGCAGGGATTCGGGCTGGAGTTCGAGGATGCGCTCGCGGCCGGTGATCGAGCCGCCGCCGGCCTGTTCGACGATGAAGGACATGGGATTGGCCTCATAGAGCAGACGCAGCTTGCCGCCCTGCCCCTTGGCCTGCATCTTCGAGTCCATCGGATACATGAAGACGCCGCCGCGGGTCAGGATGCGATGCACCTCGGCGACCATGGAGGCGATCCAGCGCATGTTGAAATCCTCGCCGCGCGGGCCTTCCTTGCCGTCCAGACACTCCTGCACATAGCGGCGCACCGGCGGCTCCCAGAAACGCATGTTGGACATGTTGATCGCGAACTCGCGCGTGTCGGCCGGGATCCGCATCCGGGGATGGGTGAGGATGAACTCGCCGATGTTCTGATCGAGCGTGAAGCCGTTGACCCCGTTGCCCGTGGTCAGGACCATCATGGTCGAGGGACCGTAGAGGGCGTAACCGGCCGCGACCTGCTGGGTACCGGCCTGGAGGAAGTCGCGCTCGGTCGGCTCGGCCCCGCCGCCCGGACAGCGCAGGATCGAGAAGATGGTGCCGACCGAGACATTGACGTCGATGTTGGAGGAGCCGTCGAGCGGGTCGAAGGTCAGCAGATACTTGCCGCGCGGATACTGCT comes from the Allochromatium tepidum genome and includes:
- a CDS encoding CDGSH iron-sulfur domain-containing protein translates to MSNEPITVFEGREIDVSWDGRLCIHLGECGKAEGELFVGGREPWCRPDAVSRAEVREVVERCPTGALSYRDKTGEPEPAPGENRVMVANNGPLYLSGDLELEGAPDDMPGVSRRVALCRCGASKNKPFCDNSHAEARFEDGGAIGSRGPGLSDRGGPLKVRVMPDGPLKLEGNLTLIAGSGREAWHGTQTALCRCGASKNKPFCDGSHRAAGFKSD
- a CDS encoding SPFH domain-containing protein, with the translated sequence MQVTAFLLGMLVFVVYTVLIRAFYTVKPDERAIITSFGRAQRIGRLMVEDDSLTDEEKQRYRFPRLQVIGPGGPYFKWPWQEVHKVRVVTEAIDLTWDPTKSQHTIEAVTKDNLTTGVGGQIRFRVCENNLYAYFFGVDKPLEHVMGYFISVLRERIANFVDPKGQNLVGDTELSTGSAAAELSEGVSINDLRKNLPLLNDYMEQQCRSTGARYGIELDAALITQIDPPPEVDRALSAINTTRNQVAADISTARADAEQQITMSKRAVEIARNNAQAEVAPLKELADTLARIKATGGPGALRTYIRNLRVPLLGRATRIVQTAAPK
- a CDS encoding class 1 fructose-bisphosphatase, coding for MHNGTSITQFIIEEQRHIAGATGDFTSLLNDVVTACKVISHLVNHGALVGVLGSADTENVQGETQKKLDVLSNEVFIKSNEWAGHLAAMASEEMDEIYSIPKQYPRGKYLLTFDPLDGSSNIDVNVSVGTIFSILRCPGGGAEPTERDFLQAGTQQVAAGYALYGPSTMMVLTTGNGVNGFTLDQNIGEFILTHPRMRIPADTREFAINMSNMRFWEPPVRRYVQECLDGKEGPRGEDFNMRWIASMVAEVHRILTRGGVFMYPMDSKMQAKGQGGKLRLLYEANPMSFIVEQAGGGSITGRERILELQPESLHQRVPVILGSKNEVERILGYHQPD
- a CDS encoding Crp/Fnr family transcriptional regulator, with translation MIDELRRAPLLSRLEATQLQRVARHASRVKLNAEQLLFSQGDPATRFYLLLSGRMRLFRLSPEGAEKVIEIVSPGQTFAEALMFLNAPRYPVCAAALADSELIAIDTADFAAMLRESVDTCFVLLGALSQRLRGLIGEIDDLTLHTATSRVARYLASHLPPGARSLELDVRKGVLASRLSVQPETFSRVIKSLSDQGIIRMDGTLVSVLDQRALLEIAELTDALEPGPFSIGTLGSQRP
- a CDS encoding SPFH domain-containing protein codes for the protein MFFDFSFGPIFAFVIGVLYIPILLAIARALGLYAIVREREAQVFTLFGKVLGTLDEPGLRFPLGYFGVKALLVPFFGKLYKVPTCLRQHYLRDQMVNSEEGTPMGVGIWYEMQVSDPVAYLFSNANPEGSLQANVASSTISTLSNLEMDKMLEDRHLLSRRVRAAVSPLSEQWGYALGSVYIRKVAFTDRQMVDNITDKVVKRLVQVTSAMKQDGENRVGLIKSETAYKVSQKMAEAAAARPAIVGEALNAIARQDPEVLNAVMEVMETEQLIASGAQVDVLPVDSEILVQL